A region from the Marinobacter sp. SS13-12 genome encodes:
- a CDS encoding glycerophosphodiester phosphodiesterase family protein: MKLRTLLVMALLMSLVSVANASPGGQGKGEVHLGPRPFWLVQDMDEGPLKDALQSCHARKPRPTDFSIGHRGAPLQFPEHTLESYVAAAQMGAGILECDVAFTRDRELVCRHAQNDLHTTTNIVTIPELNAKCTQPFVPADPQSGTEAQAECRTSDITLEEFKSLEGKMDAFNPMATTPEEYLGGTADWRTDLYSSRGTLLTHQESIELFKALGVKFTPELKTPVVEMPFEGDYSQQDYARQMIQDYIDAGVNPRDVWPQSFLLDDVLFWISDMPRFGKQAVFLDQQPMTAENSSLAWMESLSAQGVNVLAPALWKMLTLDGHQQIVPSEYAENARAAGLDLIAWTVERSGPLADGGGWYHQTITDAINNDGDVFKVIDVLAREVGVIGIFSDWPATTTYYANCMGFAGRGH; encoded by the coding sequence ATGAAGTTACGCACGTTGCTGGTTATGGCATTGCTGATGTCATTGGTCTCCGTCGCCAATGCCAGCCCGGGTGGGCAAGGCAAGGGCGAGGTGCATCTCGGGCCCAGGCCGTTCTGGCTGGTGCAGGACATGGATGAGGGGCCACTCAAAGACGCTTTGCAGTCCTGCCATGCCAGAAAACCCAGACCTACGGATTTCTCGATAGGGCACCGGGGTGCGCCCTTGCAGTTTCCGGAACACACACTGGAATCCTACGTGGCGGCCGCTCAGATGGGAGCCGGTATCCTGGAGTGCGATGTCGCCTTCACCAGGGACCGGGAACTGGTCTGCCGCCATGCCCAGAACGATCTTCACACCACCACCAATATCGTGACCATTCCGGAACTGAACGCCAAGTGCACACAGCCATTTGTGCCGGCGGATCCGCAAAGCGGCACCGAGGCTCAGGCAGAATGCCGCACCAGCGATATTACGCTGGAGGAGTTCAAGTCCCTGGAGGGCAAGATGGACGCGTTCAACCCCATGGCGACGACGCCCGAAGAATACCTGGGGGGAACGGCGGACTGGCGTACTGACCTGTACAGCAGTCGCGGCACCCTGTTGACCCATCAGGAAAGTATCGAGCTGTTCAAGGCGCTGGGTGTGAAGTTCACTCCGGAGCTGAAAACACCGGTGGTAGAGATGCCGTTCGAAGGAGATTACAGCCAGCAGGATTATGCCCGCCAGATGATCCAGGACTACATCGATGCTGGTGTAAACCCGAGGGATGTCTGGCCGCAATCGTTCCTGCTGGACGATGTGCTGTTCTGGATCAGTGATATGCCCCGGTTTGGAAAGCAGGCCGTGTTCCTGGACCAGCAGCCGATGACGGCGGAAAACTCGTCCCTGGCGTGGATGGAGAGCCTGTCCGCACAAGGGGTGAATGTCCTGGCACCGGCGCTGTGGAAGATGCTGACCCTGGATGGCCATCAGCAAATCGTGCCGTCGGAGTATGCGGAAAATGCCAGGGCCGCTGGGCTGGACCTGATTGCCTGGACGGTTGAACGCAGCGGCCCGCTGGCTGATGGCGGTGGCTGGTATCACCAGACCATAACCGATGCCATCAATAACGACGGTGACGTGTTCAAGGTCATTGACGTGCTGGCGCGGGAGGTCGGGGTCATCGGCATCTTCTCCGACTGGCCGGCGACCACCACCTACTATGCCAACTGCATGGGATTCGCAGGTCGGGGCCATTAG
- a CDS encoding porin family protein, which translates to MSYKSGFACVTVLTSAMLVAPVVWAQDNTDRDSSGVYVSGSYGGYKSHGGEFDDENDLFGVGLGYQFNEFFAVEAEYIDFGNFGDDDVDGKLKGTSLGLRGRLPLTDTFGVYAKAGAFASSFDVDAFDESETYDEVNPFVGAGVDFRVTEKLTAFAEYNRYNVDIDEDDFNGQVTNDGPDFDTGRVGMRFQF; encoded by the coding sequence ATGAGTTACAAATCCGGTTTTGCATGTGTAACCGTTCTGACCTCGGCCATGCTGGTGGCGCCGGTTGTCTGGGCACAGGACAATACCGACAGGGACAGTTCCGGTGTCTATGTCAGTGGTAGTTACGGTGGCTACAAGTCACATGGCGGCGAGTTCGATGATGAGAATGACCTGTTTGGCGTGGGGCTGGGTTACCAGTTCAACGAGTTCTTCGCCGTGGAGGCGGAATACATTGATTTTGGCAACTTCGGCGATGACGACGTCGATGGCAAGTTGAAGGGAACATCGCTCGGCTTGCGTGGACGGTTGCCGCTGACGGATACCTTTGGTGTCTACGCCAAGGCGGGTGCGTTTGCATCGTCGTTTGATGTCGATGCGTTCGATGAAAGTGAGACCTACGATGAGGTCAATCCGTTCGTGGGCGCCGGTGTTGATTTCCGGGTCACCGAGAAACTGACGGCATTCGCAGAATATAACCGCTACAACGTTGATATTGACGAGGACGATTTCAATGGTCAGGTCACTAACGATGGGCCGGACTTTGATACCGGCCGCGTTGGTATGCGTTTCCAGTTCTGA
- the tssM gene encoding type VI secretion system membrane subunit TssM yields the protein MWRQALLIGRRILPYVRSAAPITLALGVVVLLAATWWLGPRLEINGEYPLAAWQMRALVTLVVVLLVAMAWGMVLARKLRKVNVAKAQEQKEEEDPILPLERRQQRLLDRRLAELKSNLPGRKGVYRLPWYLVMGLEDAGKTSLIQRSGQTYTLTNVTRNPRTERNPFGFEWWVGDNGVLIDPDGELLSQNDGQGAGSEIQQRLWTHFINWLEKNRPQRPLNGVVLAVDLARLSTANEQQRQAQAILLRTRLRELMEQLGSRLPVYISFTKMDLLYGFAPFARTLSKAEREQPLGFTFQLDGQQDPDDWLGEFDQSFSKLAEQLGERLPDVLSATRDAEERAAAYSFTRQLAGLKPVLEQFLADLLSADAFSTPALVRGTYFTSVVQEGVPEDAFVSAAAASYGLAGPIQPAQRGGQSSSLFTEKLFPNIIYREAGLAGDNQKVVGRRRRQVAVAAIVAVVAGLGMTAGWQHYFIQNAEAAMAVEERVRSFIDNWRPIGYEPDTTGRNLLEPLDQLQEATLAFGDYRAEPAVVADMGLYKGHKIGPEVEESYLDMLAYQFMPALMLGVMGEMSDAPDLSSERLDHLRVLRMLYDASGRRRDIVHRYMSEYWQRAYPAQRNLQQRLLSHLDYALLHTDLNQRVAEGDKTADMALAPFRSSVQWAQHELGRIATPERVYRDLEKEAEQNFQSPLDLARESGPAFSTVFVRLDEFGEPLDDENTEQDDPAVIPSLLTRQGLDSWFLRKSGSVTELALVDAWVLGRRDDVDFSEADEARLQAQLQSLYAENYVANWRRALSRLDIQSFSDLNHGVRVLESLTSGHEPLNQLLAHVTANTRLIPGGSEEAEAARKVMEQSAHFQMVQEIERQFTDLNELMDKQGDDPSDMEQVMEVVHSLHTYLRGIQEAPDRGKAALSAARARMGLRGADPIFTLQRVASNQPAPLDRMLEKLASESWRVVLDQAVAQLERQWYREVYQPFQQSLARHYPFSPGAGRDAALQDFERFFAPDGVLDQFYNENLKLFLEDHPEHIAGSKRASLVRRDVLASLEKAENIRRAFFTRSGSLDVEFAMEPLHLSSNKRRSVMNVDGQLVEFSHGPSQSIPLVWPNTLRDSVESRVTLVPTEVNRSPRSISENGPWALFRLLDEADITGVSNSAVDVRFALDEGEMRYRLHAGSNTNPFTQKLLAGYRIPRSLY from the coding sequence ATGTGGAGACAAGCCCTACTCATTGGACGACGGATACTGCCCTATGTGCGCAGTGCGGCGCCGATTACCCTGGCACTGGGTGTGGTGGTACTGCTGGCCGCAACCTGGTGGCTGGGGCCGCGCCTGGAAATCAACGGTGAATATCCACTGGCAGCCTGGCAGATGCGCGCCCTGGTCACGCTGGTGGTTGTGCTGCTGGTGGCGATGGCCTGGGGCATGGTACTGGCCCGCAAGTTGCGCAAGGTAAACGTTGCCAAGGCACAGGAGCAGAAGGAAGAGGAAGACCCGATCCTGCCGCTGGAACGCCGCCAGCAACGCCTGCTTGATCGCCGCCTGGCAGAACTCAAGAGCAACCTGCCGGGGCGCAAGGGCGTCTACCGTTTGCCCTGGTACCTGGTTATGGGCCTGGAGGATGCCGGCAAGACCAGCCTGATCCAGCGCTCCGGGCAGACCTATACGCTAACCAACGTGACCCGCAACCCCCGCACGGAGCGTAATCCTTTCGGTTTCGAATGGTGGGTGGGCGATAACGGTGTACTGATAGATCCGGACGGCGAACTGCTCAGCCAGAACGACGGTCAGGGTGCCGGCAGCGAGATTCAGCAACGGCTGTGGACCCATTTCATCAACTGGCTGGAAAAAAACCGACCCCAGCGCCCGCTGAACGGTGTGGTGCTGGCTGTGGATCTTGCGCGTCTGAGCACGGCCAACGAGCAGCAACGTCAGGCCCAGGCAATCCTGCTTCGAACCCGTCTGCGGGAACTGATGGAGCAACTGGGGTCCCGGTTACCGGTGTACATCAGTTTTACCAAGATGGATCTGCTCTACGGTTTTGCGCCCTTTGCACGAACTCTGTCTAAAGCTGAACGTGAGCAACCCCTCGGCTTTACGTTTCAACTGGACGGCCAGCAAGATCCGGACGACTGGCTGGGTGAGTTTGACCAGAGTTTCAGCAAGCTCGCAGAACAACTGGGTGAGCGGCTTCCGGACGTATTGTCCGCCACCCGGGATGCCGAAGAACGTGCGGCAGCCTATTCCTTTACCCGCCAACTGGCGGGGCTGAAGCCGGTGCTGGAACAGTTCCTCGCGGACCTGCTTTCTGCGGATGCGTTTTCAACGCCGGCCCTGGTCCGTGGCACCTACTTTACTTCCGTGGTCCAGGAAGGTGTGCCGGAAGATGCTTTTGTATCTGCCGCTGCCGCCAGCTATGGTCTTGCCGGCCCGATACAGCCGGCACAACGTGGCGGGCAGTCATCCAGCCTGTTCACCGAAAAGTTGTTTCCCAATATCATCTATCGCGAAGCCGGCCTGGCCGGTGATAACCAGAAGGTGGTTGGTCGCCGGCGGCGTCAGGTTGCGGTGGCGGCGATAGTGGCCGTCGTTGCCGGCCTGGGCATGACGGCCGGATGGCAGCATTACTTTATTCAGAACGCCGAAGCCGCCATGGCCGTTGAGGAACGGGTGCGCAGTTTCATCGATAACTGGCGCCCGATTGGCTACGAGCCGGATACCACCGGCCGCAATTTGCTGGAACCCCTGGACCAGCTACAGGAAGCCACGCTGGCGTTCGGAGATTACCGTGCGGAGCCGGCAGTCGTGGCGGATATGGGCCTTTATAAGGGCCACAAGATTGGCCCGGAAGTCGAAGAGTCCTATCTGGACATGTTGGCCTATCAATTCATGCCGGCCTTGATGCTGGGCGTAATGGGAGAGATGAGCGATGCTCCGGACCTCAGTTCCGAGCGCCTCGATCACCTGCGCGTATTGCGCATGCTCTACGATGCCAGCGGCCGCCGCAGGGATATTGTCCACCGTTATATGAGTGAGTATTGGCAGCGTGCCTACCCGGCGCAACGGAATCTGCAGCAGCGGCTGCTCAGCCATCTGGACTATGCCCTGCTGCACACGGACCTGAACCAGCGTGTAGCGGAGGGTGACAAAACCGCCGATATGGCGCTGGCGCCGTTCCGCAGCAGCGTCCAGTGGGCCCAGCATGAGCTCGGGCGTATCGCGACCCCGGAACGGGTCTATCGTGACCTGGAAAAGGAAGCCGAGCAGAATTTCCAATCGCCCCTGGACCTGGCGCGGGAATCCGGCCCGGCCTTCAGCACCGTGTTTGTGCGCCTGGATGAATTCGGTGAGCCGCTGGATGATGAGAATACGGAACAGGATGACCCGGCCGTGATTCCGTCGCTGCTGACCCGGCAGGGCCTGGATTCCTGGTTCCTGCGCAAGTCCGGCTCCGTCACGGAGCTGGCCCTGGTGGATGCCTGGGTGCTCGGCCGCCGGGATGATGTGGACTTCAGTGAGGCCGATGAAGCCCGGTTGCAGGCGCAACTGCAGTCCCTGTATGCGGAAAACTATGTCGCCAACTGGCGCCGGGCTTTGAGCCGGCTGGACATCCAGAGCTTCAGCGACCTCAATCACGGTGTGCGTGTCCTGGAAAGCCTGACCAGTGGCCACGAACCGCTGAACCAGTTGCTGGCCCACGTAACCGCCAATACCCGTCTGATTCCGGGTGGCAGCGAAGAGGCCGAGGCGGCCCGCAAGGTAATGGAGCAGTCTGCCCATTTCCAGATGGTGCAGGAAATTGAGCGTCAGTTTACTGACCTGAACGAACTGATGGACAAGCAGGGTGATGACCCGAGTGATATGGAGCAGGTAATGGAGGTGGTTCATAGCCTTCATACCTACCTGCGCGGTATTCAGGAAGCGCCGGATCGCGGTAAGGCCGCCCTTTCAGCCGCCCGCGCCCGTATGGGCCTGAGAGGGGCAGACCCGATTTTTACTCTGCAGCGGGTGGCTTCCAACCAGCCAGCGCCCCTGGATCGCATGCTGGAAAAACTGGCTTCCGAAAGCTGGCGTGTGGTGCTCGACCAGGCCGTGGCGCAACTTGAGCGTCAGTGGTATCGGGAAGTGTATCAGCCATTCCAGCAGAGTCTGGCCAGGCATTACCCGTTCAGTCCGGGGGCCGGCCGTGACGCGGCACTGCAGGATTTCGAGCGCTTTTTTGCGCCGGACGGCGTACTGGATCAGTTCTATAACGAGAACCTGAAACTGTTCCTGGAAGATCATCCGGAGCACATTGCCGGTTCCAAACGCGCCAGTCTGGTTCGTCGCGACGTGTTGGCGTCGCTGGAGAAGGCTGAAAATATCCGCCGCGCCTTCTTCACACGAAGCGGCTCGCTGGATGTCGAGTTTGCGATGGAGCCGTTGCACCTGTCTTCCAACAAGCGTCGCAGCGTCATGAACGTGGACGGGCAACTGGTGGAGTTCAGTCACGGTCCGAGCCAGAGCATTCCACTAGTGTGGCCCAATACCTTGCGGGATTCGGTCGAAAGCCGGGTCACTCTGGTGCCCACGGAGGTGAACCGCTCCCCCCGAAGTATCTCGGAAAACGGCCCATGGGCCCTGTTTCGCCTGCTGGATGAGGCAGATATCACCGGCGTGAGCAACAGTGCCGTGGACGTACGGTTTGCGCTGGATGAAGGCGAGATGCGTTATCGCCTGCATGCGGGCAGTAATACCAACCCGTTCACGCAGAAGTTACTGGCGGGGTACCGGATTCCACGTAGTCTGTATTAG
- a CDS encoding DUF4124 domain-containing protein, giving the protein MNGLLILVCLLITPIAQAGTYRWVDENGQTHFGDRPPANTAADEVTLKATTPSPDEAVRQRKQRMNEFLEQTEQERAERNKAEAEQQAKATKHAARCQALRARLKFLKSVSGIYRLNSEGERVFVDDEENERLRREFRARVQSECGG; this is encoded by the coding sequence ATGAATGGACTGCTGATACTCGTTTGTTTGCTGATCACCCCCATCGCCCAGGCCGGCACTTACCGCTGGGTCGATGAGAATGGCCAGACCCATTTCGGTGACCGGCCACCGGCGAACACTGCCGCAGACGAAGTGACCCTGAAGGCCACTACCCCGTCCCCGGACGAGGCCGTTCGTCAACGCAAACAGCGGATGAACGAGTTTCTGGAACAGACTGAGCAGGAGCGTGCTGAGCGTAACAAGGCTGAGGCCGAACAGCAGGCAAAGGCCACTAAGCATGCCGCCCGTTGCCAGGCCCTCCGGGCGCGATTGAAATTTCTCAAGAGTGTCTCGGGGATTTACCGGCTCAACAGCGAAGGTGAGCGCGTTTTCGTCGACGATGAAGAAAACGAGCGCCTTCGTCGTGAGTTTCGGGCCAGGGTTCAGAGCGAATGTGGTGGCTGA